AATGATTATTTTTACCATGGAGTTAGTTTCTTATACTGCAAACTAATGAATTAATGAACAAGAATACTAATCTTGAACACCAAAGTTTATTTAAAAGCCAATATGGGTTTAGTGTGGTAATAAGGGCTGAGTTCTCCAAGGACTGCAAACCTGTTTATTGTACATCAAATTTTACTGACTTTGAAATCTCCCTAGAAATATTCATTTATCTCACCATGTATTATGCATTTCAGATCTttagcaacaataacaaaattcaGATGCGGTAATGAAGTGGCTGTGCAACGAAACTAATATACACTGTGATTTCATACAGGAGACTTAGACTTCACTAGTGTATTCACTTAAAACTGGAAGCAATGTAggaaatataaatctttaaacATTGTAAGTAATGATCACATGCTGTAAAGAGAAAATCCACTTACTTTTCAAGCATAATCCTAATTAGTTATGCCATTGGAGGGTGACTGTCCTAAAAATGAATTGTAATTGGTCATATGAAAATTGTTAtggatttataatttttaaatagctgGTGGCATGTAAtcataatgtgtttttttttccagttttatggtcattattcttttattaaattaccagagggaaagaaaataaatgacctCCTACTGAGGGATACTTTACCATGAGaccagttatttaaaaaaagagtattgtGCCTATCTTTCTGAAGTTCTGGTTCTCTAGTAGTTTTAATTTACTAAGATTGAAAAATATGCAAGGTGAAATGAGGTCTCCAAATATTTCATACCACACACATTTTATCCAAAGGAAGATAATGGTCTACTTAAATAATTTAATCAGCATTGCTAAATTTggggaggttttttaaaaaaatctttggttGATGGCAAGaaagtatttgtttaaaatgcaTTCAGAGTTatcattatttatcatttttcaaGGTGGAAGGATGTTGGCATTGAAGGTTATACTTAGCCACACAACAGGCAACTTGAATCAACTAAAAAGGCAATAGACTTATAGATACTATATAGGACAGTGGCCAGAAGAAAAATACTTACCGGGTAAATGTTAACTGAATTAATTGCATGGGCAGTATTCTTGCCAATGCTTTAATTAAGGCGTAGCCAGAATTGCTTCTAGCTCCAGAATCCATGACATCAACATAACAACACCAAAAAATGTCAAGAATTGAGTCTTCTACCTGTgttgttagttttcttttttaaaaaatatatttttattgatttcagagaggaaggagagggagagaaagatagaaacatcaatgatgagaatcatcaattggatgcctcctgcatgccccaactggggatcaagtccacaacctgggtatgtgccctgaccagaatcaaacggtgacctcttggttcatgggtctactctctaccactgaacaacaccagctggATTTGTTAGTTTTTTTGACTAACCAGATCCTACTATGTTCCTCTAATCACATTTAACCAGTCCAGCTCTCAGACAAGAACTGTTCTTACTGTTCTATTGAGCTTGGGCATTCACAAATACGCTAAAACAAGAACCAGAGCTAAAAATGCAACATATGTGAGAACATAAGTACTCTGAAGAGAGTTCTGCTTTTAATCCtcaactttattttctctcttctctgttctATTAGTAAATGATTGGTTACTTTGTGTGACTGTTCATAAGAAAAAGTCGTAAGGGTATACAAAGTTGTAAAATTCAATTGTGGCTGAATGTATAtggcgtggtgtgtgtgtgtgtgtgtgtgtgtgtgtgtgtgtgtgtacatgcacacatgtacatgcaCTTTCAAGCCTTTAGAGAGAGGCACAGGAAGAAGATACAAGTTGAAtgaaaatagttaaaatgaagaaaaaaaaataacacttgaCAAGGTCTGTTGGAGTAGCACAGATAATAAATGCTACAGAGTTTATTAGAAAGAATAATTATTTCCATCCGAGGGATCAGGCAATTTTCTTTCAGGATGTGGCACTATCATTACCCAAAACATGAAGGATAGCGAAGGTTTTTTTATGTGTTAATTAAGAAAGGAAGTCTTTTATTCAAGGAAATGAAGACCTTTCAATGGCAAAGTAGACAATGACAGGggaacagaaggaagaaaagtTGAGGGTCATACCAGGAACAATGAGGTCACTGTtttgaataaaatgaaagtttGTTATAAAAAAGATGTGGAGAATAATAGATAAAGTCAGATTATTGAGAGCTTGTTTTTTAAAGGCAGGCTAAAGAATTTGGAAACAATTGGGAATCAGTCATATGAtttaagcaagaaaataaaacaagtgatCATTTGGGAAGTTGAATTTAGTAGTTGCAACGACAATAGGACTTTATCATCCCACATACATTCAAAGTTATGGAGAAAGTATAGTAAAGTCCAATCAGTACCTAAAGGAGTTTATTCATGGAAATGCTGTGAAAGAAAGTGGACTTGCTTGTGTACTCATATGTTTTCTCAAAATGGTACAGCTAAAAGGGATGAGAGACAAAATGGTACAATGGTTAAGAGCATGAGCTTCTAAGGTTGGCAtcttgggttcaaattctagctcAGTTACCATGATTGGTTGTGTGaatttgggcaagtcacttagcctctctgagtcaGCTTTTCATATGTAATATGGGGGCAATAATGATACCTACATAATAGGGTTGTTATTAAATGTTCATATAttaaagaaacacttaaaataatgcTTGGCATATTATAAGTACTACACAAATATTCTGTTTCCAGAGAAGTATACATGCCATTTTCATATTATAAGTAGTAAATATTCAttgcagaaaaattaaaagcacaactAAGAAAAGATGGCCCATAACTCAAAAGTTGCAACTTTAAAACTTTtggtaaattatacattttttcctATTGCTAAATATACATCTAGATCACCTTTTAAATAGCCACAGTGTATTTCATTGAATGAATGTTCCATAATTGCTCATCCATACCATTTTGGTTAGcatgttttgcttttataaatgaGGCTGTAACAAACATTCTTGGAGTTTAATATTTGTACACATCATTATTGCATTAACAAATTATTAAAGGTAGAATTTCTGGTATAAGTGTGaaactatgtttatttttttaagcaatcaCCTTTCACAGTTTAAAGAAATCTGGCCTCTGGTCCTAGATTATCTGGATAGTCGCCTGAACTCAGCACTCCTCATAGCTATAAAAACCCAAGAACTATTACTTATTTCTAGAATCTGTTACATTATCATTCCCATGAAAAACTACTGTAcaactttttcattattattattttattttttgtctaggGCCTCTGGCCATtgaatggggggaaggggaagggggaggataaaggggagggggaagaggagggggcaggaggcataAGGAGCTGCGGGGTCCTTAGACCTGTCCCAGgccttgccctccaagctggCCACAGTCActgaagcagcagcagcacacgCAGCATCCAGCCTGTGGTGGCCCCAGCCTTCAGGCTGTCTGCAGGGGTCGGGGCCCTGTTACACAGCTCACCATAATGGCAGGTGGAGATGAGCTGGTAGGTGAGGGGCTCTTCAGGGTGCTCGTAGAGAGTGGACAGCACGCAGCCTTTGTTGTTGCCAGGGCAGGTCAAGGACTTGGTCAGATGGTAGAAGATGCAGTCCTTGGTGCCTCTTATGCCCAGGTGCAGAGCCATCCCCAGGAGCAGTAGGCAGCCGAGGACCATGGTGGCCTGGTGGCGGTGGGCCTCCCGGAACTGCTGAATGACACTCCGCACGCCCACGAGACTTTTGTCCCTGGTTCTGGCCTCCCGGGGTCAGCACTTGGAGTGTCCTCGGTTCCCAGCGCTCCGTGTCCCTCTCAGGAGCTTCTTCCTGACCACGGCTCCCGAGTCCCGGGGTCTCTGAAGCTTCCCCGGGACAGAGACagccagtggctgctgccccaagaGAATCTTTGTGAAGCGGAATGGGGTGACCTCACAGACCCCTCAGGGTTCCACTGGCCACTCTGGGGGTGAGGtcatgggtgggggaggggtgtcacaATCTGTGTGGTAACTTTGGAAAAGGccaaaatatattaacatttaaattaaaaatgattaattGGTAACCACCCCCAAAATCATGGCTAATAATTTGGTGCAggtatttccatttattttttcaaatgtgtaTATTTATGTGTAGATACTGAATAGtaaaatatacacagaaaatCAAAGACAATTTATGTTTGGTATGTGCTTTCTTATTAATATGTCATGAATATTTTTCAACAAATAGAATATTTTTCATGATAGGTATGTTCATGGATGCCAAGAACTCCATTATATGAATGCAATTTATTCTACTTGAGGgattttgtttcagtttttcaCTGGTATAAGTGACAGAATTGATTGAGATTTCTTGTCATATGTCTCTATGTATATTTCTAATATTCCCCTAGGAAAATTTATAGATGTAAAATTTTTTGGTTGAAAGGaatgaatatatttaaagttttaaaatgttttcatgtaaTCTTTTAAATTGAAGGATAAGAGATGCATATTGAAGTGCACAAATCATAAGAAGTTGATGGATTATTTAAAAGTTAGCATAGCCATGCTTCTAATATGCAGATCAATAATTAGAATATTAGCCCAGGAGCTTCTCTCACACTCCTTCCTAGTTATTAACCCTTTCCAAGCTATTGCCCTTATCCAAAGATAAGCACTCTTCTGAACTTTAACATCTATATTAGTTTTATCTGCCATTGAAATtaatatgagtggaatcatagaATATATGCccttatgtgtttttttcctattcaACATTACTTTTGTGAGATTTTTCTATGATAGTGCATGAGTCATAGTCTTGTTAATTTATTCTCTTTACACTATTCCACTGTGTGGATACGCCACAGTTTACCCAGTCTACTGTTGGTATCCATTTGGGTTAtgcctattatgaataatgctgttatgataTGCATGTCCTTTTCTGCATATCTGTAACCATTTATTGGAATAATTCACTCCTCACTTAACTAAAGTGGCACCATTATCACAAATTAAGTAAATATTATAGTCTATTTGTTTTCACAGCAATATCCtacataattaataataataaatgatgatATCTGGTTGTAAGCATCCTATTTTTTCCCCAAGGCTAAAGATACTAAgtatacaaatacattttattttatattttatctttcagttacagtttacctTCAATATCATTGTGTTTTAATTACAGATGTATAGCAAAGTGGTTAGAAAACCATGTATTTTAACAGAGTGgtcccctgccgcccccccccaacTGCTTCAAGTACCTGCTGGCCCCACTTATACTCATcccaatattactgactatattccctgtgcgtTTAAACCTTGTTATTCTTCAAGATTGCCTTGAATATTCTTGGTTCTTTGGATTTCCATATAAATCTTAGAGCTGTCATATCAATTTTATTAAAACCTAACTGTTGCTATTTTGATTGAGATTGCATTGAATTAtcaaattatttgaaaagaacTGATATCTTTGCAATATTGGATCTTCCAATATGTTCCTTCAATTGGTTTCTTCCAATAGAGGAACAAggtatcctcctatataataaaagcacaatatgctaagtgtctgatggATTGGTGGACCGCtagaccagttactatgatgcccactgactgccagggggcagatgctccaactgataggttagcttgcttctggggtctggcatatcgggactgggcaagagggctggacatgccctggagccctcgaGTGATCCCTACCCAGATGGCCAgccccgatcgccagccaggctgagggaccccgcccgtgcatgaattcgtgcaccgggcctctagtattcctaTATTTGTTTAGTTGTCCCTTAATCTCTCAGTAATGTTTCTAGTTTTTCAGATAGAAGTCTTGCTTTCTGTTTTGAATTATCAAATTACTTCCTACAAATATAACTTATGTTCCAACAACCATCATAAGACTGCTTATTTTTCAGAACTTTGACAAATAccttatataaaagaaaatataataggcAAATGATGACATATCATTGctatttaaatttgcattttgttGACTACTTAGTGATTGAACTTTTCTCTTGTTTATTGGTTGTTTGCATTTTATGTCAAATTCCTGTTTATATTCTTTATCCAGTTTTCCCATATATCCTCAATCTCTCTTCATTTATTGAATGTTCTTTTTACGTGTAACAATGTTACCCTTTGATAGGTGctgtaaatatttccagttgtCCTTTGCTTTTAATTCTGCTACTTGGACTTAATTTCTAAAAGAATAACACAAACATtatatttaatagtttatttacatttctttctaCTTCTAAAGAGCTTCCCCATGCCAGTATTTTATTCTAGTTCTGTTAttaatgttttttaatcctctccaaaggatatgtttttattgatttttagagaaagagcaagggagagagagagagagagagagagagagagagagagagagagagaatggggatcaaacccacaatctaggtatgtgccctgactggcaatcaaacttaaatacttttggtgtatggaatgatgctccaacaaactgaactATCCAAGCAGggctgttattactattatttttaaatatatttttattgatttcagagaggaaaagagagggagagagagatagaaacatcaatggccaGGCCAGGgatgttattattaatattttacacttATTACTGTAATTTCTCTAGAATACTTTGATGTAAAATAAGAAGTCagtatttaatatatgtttatttctaagaCAAAAAGCTCATAAGTTCTTATCCTAATGATAAAATTTCTAcacatttggaaataaaaattcagaaattgAAAGGAATAGAAACTAATCTTGTGTGAAATTAGGTCAAGACTCAGTTAGATACTAAATTAACACATAAGGGAACtgaatgtttttaattgttttctttcacCACAGGGGATATGTTTTATGAAGAGCATGATTTTATAATACTTAAAAAGATTATTggaaagaaataatacatttaacTAGTTAAGTGATTTACATTAGTATTTTGATAAGAATATGAAGTAGTAAATATAATagtaaattgttttaaaacatttagaaactGTCATAAATCTTACTCAGTCTAAATCATAAACTTCACATCTGCTATTTTTTTCCATGAAGTATGTAGGAGAATAAATCAATTCCTGAATACTGTTTTGAATAGGGTGGGGGAGCACAAAAGTCATGTTAGATGATCTCAAATTCCACGTTACCATTAATTAAGTGATATTATCATAAGAAAATAATCATAGGATTTTTGTccatcagcatggctcagtggttgagtatcaacttatgaaccaggaagtcgtgttgcaatttctggtcagggtacatgcccgggttgcaggctcgatccccagtgggcttgcaggaggcagctgattaatgattctctccatcattgatgtttctctctctctcccttcctctctgaaatcaataatgatatatttaaaataatcttatctaataatagacaaatagggtaattaaccatacctccgttatgcttcccattggctaatcagggtgatatgcaaatttactgccaaccaagatgttggctggcagccatgcagctgaagtgaacaggaagcttgcttgctccagtgatggaggaatccaagattccctgcctgcctcggccccactctgagctccagaagcaacagctccaaaagcaacaatgtttcaattatagaagctaaacaaaccccggttacctgctttcagccagctggggcctcagagctggagccggctcttagctccagtgacagctatagaaggtaaataaatcccagaataaaaagaaaaagaaaaagaggagaggctgggagcttaagtcgccagcctgaaaacggccctcagctcctcacccagactggccaggcacctcagtggggacccccaccctgaagggggtgtgaccagctgcatacagccatcagcccctcatccaggctggccaggcaccccagcgggacccccaccctgatctgggacacccttcagggcaaaccatccgggccccacctgtgtaccaggcctctgtcctatatagtaaaagggtaatatgcaaactgaccctaacagcagaaagactgggaatgactggtcactatgacacacactgaccaccagggggcagaagctcaatgcaggagctgccctctggtggtcagtgtgctctcacagcggggagctctgccagagggctgccagagggatgtctgattgccagcttaggcccaatcccccggggagcaggcctaagccagcaggtggtcatcccccaaggggtcccagactgcaagagggcacaggctgggctgagggaccccccccagtgcacaaatttttgtgcaccaggcctctagtaataataataataataataataataataggattGTTAACTGATGGCTTTAGATAAGTTATATCGTATTAATAAtgatttgttattaaaatatataaagtatagttCCTCATCACTATTTTTGGGTATGAAGAAAAGctagtaattttcttttccaaattaaCTTATGTAACTGCAGAggaaatccatttattttttttaaatatagtgaaATGTCTCCCACCCCATCCACCATCTGTCCTACCCTCACCAAACAATGATTTTGGTTTCAGAAATATATCTACAAGATAAATTCCTAGAGCCgtggctggtatggttcagttggttgggcatcatctcatgcactgaAGGTttactggttcaattctgggtcatggcacatgcccaggttgtgggctccatctctggTTAGggggcccacaggcagcagccaattgatgtttctctctctccctctcactttctctctctctctaaaactcaataaaaatatgtttttattttttttaaatctttattgttgagattattacagatgtccctctttttccccccatagctccccaccACCTGattcccaccccagcccaggcctttgccaccctattgtccgtgtccatagGTACTgtgtacatgcatataagatctttgtctaatctcttcctgcaccccccatacccccttccctctgagaatcatcagtctgttccatttcatgcccctgattctattccattcactagtttattctgttcatcagatttttttattcatttgatttttagattcacttttgGATAGATAAGCATTTGTTGTCGCTTTGttgttcatcatttttttttttatctttacctttttctttttcctcttcttaaagaatacccttcagcatttcatataatactggtttggtggtgataaactcctttagctttttcttgtctgtgaagctctttatctgaccttcaattctaaatgatagctttcctggctagagtattcttggttgcaggttcttgctattcatcactttgaatatttcttgccactcccttctggcctgcatagtttctgttgcgaaataagctgacagttgtatgggtactcccttgtaggtaactgttttttgtttgttttttcttgctgcttttaagattctttatcttttggccttggcattttaattatgatgtgtcttggtgtggtcctctttggattcctcttgtttggggttctctgtgcctcagagATAAAGTTCTAGAAGTAAAAGTTATGGATCAAAGATTACATGCATTTAATAGATATTGACAAATTGTCTTCCACAAGGAATACACTAATATATACATCCCGCTGGCCATGTATGAGTCTGCATTTTCCACGACATTGGCAGCATAGTGTTTTCAGGCTTAGATTTCTGTCAGTGCATTAGATGAAATTTTCAAACCTCTCATTATGACCATGACTTACATTATTTTTGTGAGTTTAAAATCCATTTGTGTTCTGTTTTTATCAATTTTCCTTAActtctgtccaattttcttttGGATTGTTGGCCTTTCTTTGGTTAGTTGGCAGAAGCTCTCGTATGTGTTAGGAATATTGGTCCCTTATTAGAGATGTAAgtcacaaatattatttttattttgcaatttttcATTTGTCCTTtgactgtgtttgtttttttgccatGCAGAAGTCTCTCTTGTTATATAGTccaatttactaatattttgtctGTTAATTAAAGCTTCCTAACATAAaggtaaaattacatttttatgttgttgattacTCTAGACATGTATTGCTTCttacctttaaaaaagaaattaattctcaatttggaaaatgtttgTCTTTCATTCAACAGCTATTTATTGAAAATCTAGCATATGTAGAAACCCAATTCACCCAGAAATCAAAGCTCGGTGAGGGAGACAACCgtcaataataaattaaatagtgTAAGGTAAATGCTATggtgggccaaagagccgcatgtggctcgcgagccgcggtttgctgaccacggatccAGAGTATTGCTCTAAAATGTTTACGTGGATTACTTATAATTCTTACAATGACCATATGAAACAAGCAATAATACtaatattatcctcattctacAGAGAAGACATTTAGAGTTAAAGAACTTGGCTAATGTGCCAAGAAAGTGCTG
The sequence above is a segment of the Myotis daubentonii chromosome X, mMyoDau2.1, whole genome shotgun sequence genome. Coding sequences within it:
- the LOC132224168 gene encoding sperm acrosome membrane-associated protein 4-like codes for the protein MVLGCLLLLGMALHLGIRGTKDCIFYHLTKSLTCPGNNKGCVLSTLYEHPEEPLTYQLISTCHYGELCNRAPTPADSLKAGATTGWMLRVLLLLQ